The Streptomyces europaeiscabiei genome window below encodes:
- a CDS encoding branched-chain amino acid ABC transporter permease has product MNVKAVKAVEGGASPQHDTTPVREPLGGGGSGIGGRARGPERRRAVVAVVVVALLAAAPAVLAPYPVSAMTRMLAFAVLVLGVDLLTGVTGLPTLGQAAYFGVGAYTAVLVGVHVTSDAMVQVLAALVMGLLAAAVTGWVAVRAGGLVFLMLTLAIGETVHQVADTWSAVGGSNGLAGMPPISLFGGSPLVVAGFVYWWALAVAVLVFAVVALVVRSPYGRTLRGIRDNEARMRALGYRPALARYGVFCLAGAVAGVAGALWAQQARFVSPGDMGFEVAALALLSVVIGGAGSLWGPCLGAALVLLVRDNLSASIGGHGPLVLGAVFVAVVFLLPRGMAGFDGARLRTLGRARRRKENPS; this is encoded by the coding sequence ATGAACGTGAAAGCGGTGAAGGCGGTGGAGGGCGGCGCGTCCCCGCAGCACGACACGACACCTGTCCGAGAACCGCTCGGCGGTGGCGGAAGTGGAATCGGTGGCCGTGCCAGGGGGCCGGAGCGCCGAAGGGCCGTGGTCGCCGTCGTGGTGGTGGCCCTGCTGGCGGCGGCCCCGGCGGTGCTCGCGCCCTATCCGGTGTCGGCCATGACCCGGATGCTGGCGTTCGCGGTGCTGGTCCTCGGCGTCGACCTGCTGACCGGGGTCACGGGCCTGCCGACGCTGGGTCAGGCGGCGTACTTCGGTGTCGGTGCCTACACGGCGGTACTGGTCGGTGTCCATGTCACGTCGGACGCGATGGTGCAGGTGCTGGCGGCCCTGGTCATGGGGCTGCTGGCGGCGGCGGTCACCGGCTGGGTCGCCGTCCGCGCGGGCGGGCTGGTGTTCCTCATGCTCACGCTGGCGATCGGGGAGACGGTGCACCAGGTGGCCGACACCTGGTCGGCGGTGGGCGGCAGCAACGGCCTCGCCGGGATGCCCCCGATCAGCCTGTTCGGCGGATCGCCGCTGGTGGTCGCGGGGTTCGTGTACTGGTGGGCGCTGGCCGTGGCCGTCCTGGTGTTCGCGGTGGTCGCGTTGGTGGTCCGTTCGCCCTACGGCCGGACGCTGCGGGGCATCCGCGACAACGAGGCCCGGATGAGGGCGCTCGGCTACCGCCCGGCGCTCGCCCGGTACGGCGTCTTCTGCCTGGCCGGAGCCGTCGCCGGGGTGGCCGGTGCCCTTTGGGCGCAGCAGGCCCGGTTCGTCTCGCCCGGGGACATGGGGTTCGAGGTCGCCGCGCTGGCGCTGCTCAGCGTGGTCATAGGCGGCGCGGGCAGCCTGTGGGGGCCGTGTCTCGGCGCGGCGCTCGTCCTGCTCGTCCGCGACAACCTCTCCGCGTCGATCGGCGGTCATGGCCCGCTGGTGCTGGGCGCGGTGTTCGTTGCCGTCGTCTTCCTGCTGCCGCGCGGCATGGCGGGCTTCGACGGTGCCCGCCTGAGGACTCTCGGCCGCGCCCGTCGTCGGAAGGAGAACCCGTCGTGA